A window of the Eretmochelys imbricata isolate rEreImb1 chromosome 7, rEreImb1.hap1, whole genome shotgun sequence genome harbors these coding sequences:
- the LTBP3 gene encoding latent-transforming growth factor beta-binding protein 3 isoform X1 translates to MNGGQCTSRNHCLCPPEFTGRFCQVPAGRQAQAQGGQQLLQPAALGPLEGPAGETGSSKHAIYAVQVISDAHGAGEPPAGHSPKATVSHSTFMVPLGPGHHSSEVQVHPPLLNVRVHHPPDASVQVHRIDSISTEGTGPGAQHHLIQHPAQSSMGQKPPTPHARPHTHKPLGRCFQETLPKQSCGSNPLPGLTKQEDCCGSIGTSWGQNKCHKCPHLQYSGVQKTGPIRGEHGGDCPQGYKRLNSTHCQDINECAMQGVCQNGECLNTQGSFRCACKPGHMLGPSRSQCVPEKSGEKSLCFRLVSPELQCQHPLPTKLTRQMCCCSVGKAWGARCERCPADGAAAFKEICPAGKGYHILTSHQTLTIQGESDFTLHIHPDGTTDLQQQRELPSLPPLEGDSQESEAVTTAMLPAYRTNSEEQSVDQFYASAATLGARYPEVVARPTTAMVQKVLPDQYTRSAVEIAPTQVTETDECKLNRNICGHGECVMNLSGYTCICYPGYRWHTQRRFCTDVNECEAEPCGIGKGVCMNTGGSYNCHCNRGYQLKVHKGVRSCVDIDECSKPHICGDGGACVNYPGHYKCECHPGYRLKPSRQPLCEDIDECLDTGICPDGKCENRLGTYKCSPCPPGFRGQHGICYDVDECSEETPCKHGWCENLPGSFRCTCGEGFAPAPNARSCLDVNECEDGGLCPNGVCVNTLGSFKCQCPAGFHSVKDRPRCEDINECDFPAACIGGECVNSVGSYRCLCRAGYKLVNGRRCQDIDECALDPSLCLPHGACENVDGSYMCVCDEGYTPSEDQHSCEDLEPPNNKKECYLNFDDTVFCDSVLATNITRQECCCSLGAGWGDHCEIYPCPVPNSAEFHSLCPDGKGFILDDNILNYGIPAHRDIDECSLFREEICKEGKCVNTQPGYECYCKQGFYYDGNLLECVDVDECLDESNCVNGLCENTRGAYVCTCPAPAVYNPTHKKCLAPSEIDVDECRDPGACRHGRCINTLGSFYCECSLPWMLDPSGKECQLPDMQADRAADRRDICWQHRGEDSMCASPLNGYHLTYEECCCRYGKGWGFQCRACPPRSPGQQCQPSQSESNSFWDLSPLFLGKSRKEDDTSEEDSDECHCLNGRCVRTYHGAVCECPAGFQLDTTRVRCLDIDECRELNQRGLLCKNERCINTNGSYRCACKPGFVRSRHHGGMCIPQRRR, encoded by the exons ATGAATGGCGGGCAGTGCACATCCCGTAACCACTGCCTCTGCCCCCCCGAGTTTACGGGGCGCTTCTGCCAGGTGCCGGCAGGGcgccaggcccaggcccagggggggcagcagctgctgcagccggCAGCGTTGGGGCCCCTTGAGGGCCCAGCAGGTGAGACGGGCTCCAGCAAACACGCCATCTACGCCGTGCAGGTGATCTCCGATGCGCACGGTGCCGGGGAGCCACCCGCCGGCCACAGCCCCAAGGCCACCGTCAGCCACTCCACCTTCATGGTGCCCCTGGGACCTGGGCACCACTCGTCCGAAG TGCAGGTCCACCCCCCTCTGCTGAATGTGCGCGTCCACCACCCGCCTGATGCCTCCGTGCAGGTCCACCGCATCGACAGCATCAGCACCGAGGGCACCGGGCCGGGCGCCCAACACCACCTCATCCAGCACCCGGCCCAGAGCTCCATGGGTCAgaaaccccccacaccccatgcccggCCCCATACGCACAAACCCCTGGGACGCTGCTTCCAGGAGACCCTGCCCAAACAATCT TGTGGGAGCAACCCTCTGCCAGGCCTGACCAAGCAGGAGGATTGCTGCGGGAGCATCGGCACCTCCTGGGGGCAGAACAAGTGCCACAAATGCCCCCACCTGCAGT ACTCGGGGGTGCAGAAGACAGGCCCGATCCGAGGGGAACATGGGGGTGATTGCCCACAGGGATACAAGAGACTGAACAGCACGCACTGCCAGG ACATTAACGAGTGTGCCATGCAGGGTGTGTGCCAGAATGGCGAGTGTCTCAACACCCAGGGCAGCTTTCGCTGCGCATGCAAACCTGGCCACATGCTGGGCCCATCCCGCAGCCAGTGTGTCC CGGAGAAGTCGGGGGAGAAGAGCCTGTGTTTCCGGCTGGTGAGCCCGGAGCTCCAGTGTCAGCACCCACTGCCCACTAAGCTGACCCGCCAGATGTGCTGCTGCAGCGTTGGCAAGGCCTGGGGGGCCCGCTGCGAACGCTGCCCGGCTGATGGCGCAG CTGCCTTCAAGGAGATTTGCCCAGCAGGGAAGGGCTACCACATCCTGACATCCCACCAGACCCTGACCATCCAGGGGGAGAGCGACTTCACCCTGCACATCCACCCCGACGGCACCACAGACCTGCAGCAGCAGCGTGAACTGCCCAGCCTGCCGCCCCTCGAGGGGGACTCTCAGGAGTCCGAAG CTGTCACCACGGCCATG CTACCGGCATATCGGACCAACTCAGAGGAGCAGTCAGTGGACCAGTTCTATGCCAGTGCAGCCACCCTGGGCGCCCGCTACCCTG AGGTGGTGGCCCGTCCCACGACTGCCATGGTGCAGAAGGTGCTGCCTGACCAATACACACGTAGCGCCGTGGAGATCGCACCCACGCAGGTGACAG AGACTGATGAGTGCAAGCTGAACCGCAATATCTGTGGCCATGGAGAGTGCGTCATGAATTTGTCGGGCTACACCTGCATCTGCTACCCGGGTTACCGCTGGCACACCCAGCGCAGGTTCTGCACAG ACGTGAACGAGTGTGAGGCGGAGCCTTGCGGCATCGGCAAGGGCGTCTGCATGAACACGGGCGGCTCCTACAACTGCCACTGCAACCGGGGGTACCAGCTGAAGGTGCACAAGGGCGTGCGCTCCTGCGTGG ACATTGACGAGTGCTCCAAGCCCCACATCTGTGGGGACGGGGGAGCCTGTGTCAACTACCCTGGGCACTACAAGTGTGAATGCCATCCTGGCTACCGTCTCAAGCCTTCCCGCCAGCCCCTCTGTGAAG acatTGATGAGTGCCTGGACACCGGCATCTGCCCTGACGGGAAGTGTGAGAACCGGCTGGGTACCTACAAATGCAGCCCCTGCCCACCGGGCTTCCGGGGCCAGCATGGGATTTGCTATG ATGTGGATGAGTGCTCTGAGGAGACTCCGTGCAAACACGGCTGGTGTGAGAACCTGCCCGGCTCCTTCCGCTGCACCTGTGGGGAGGGATTTGCACCCGCACCCAATGCCCGGAGCTGCCTGG atgTGAATGAGTGTGAGGATGGGGGGCTTTGCCCCAACGGGGTCTGTGTCAACACCCTGGGCTCCTTTAAGTGCCAGTGCCCAGCGGGCTTCCACTCGGTGAAGGACAGGCCACGCTGCGAAG ACATAAACGAGTGTGACTTCCCGGCTGCCTGCATCGGGGGCGAGTGTGTCAATTCTGTGGGCTCCTACCGCTGCCTCTGCCGTGCTGGGTACAAGCTGGTGAACGGCAGGAGGTGCCAAG ATATCGATGAGTGTGCACTGGACCCCAGCTTGTGCCTGCCCCACGGGGCGTGCGAGAACGTGGATGGCTCCTACATGTGCGTGTGCGATGAGGGATACACCCCATCTGAGGATCAACACAGCTGTGAGG ATCTGGAGCCCCCCAACAACAAGAAGGAATGCTACCTGAACTTCGATGACACCGTCTTCTGTGACAGCGTCCTGGCCACCAACATCACCCGCCAGGAGTGCTGCTGCTcactgggggctggctggggtgaCCACTGTGAGATCTACCCCTGTCCTGTGCCCAACTCAG ctgagTTCCACTCCCTCTGCCCCGACGGGAAAGGATTCATCCTGGATGACAACATCCTGAACTATGGCATCCCCGCCCACAGGG ACATTGACGAGTGCAGCCTGTTCAGGGAGGAGATCTGCAAGGAGGGGAAGTGTGTCAACACGCAGCCAGGCTACGAGTGCTACTGCAAGCAAGGCTTCTACTATGATGGCAACCTGCTCGAGTGTGTGG atgtGGATGAGTGCCTGGACGAGTCGAACTGTGTGAACGGGCTGTGCGAGAACACGCGGGGGGCCTATGTGTGcacctgccccgcccctgctgtcTACAACCCCACCCACAAGAAGTGCCTGGCACCCAGTGAGATCG ATGTGGATGAGTGCCGGGACCCCGGAGCCTGCCGGCACGGGCGTTGCATCAACACACTGGGCTCCTTCTACTGTGAGTGCAGCCTGCCCTGGATGCTGGATCCCAGTGGCAAGGAGTGCCAGCTCCCCGACATGCAGGCAG ACCGGGCGGCTGACCGGCGCGACATCTGCTGGCAGCACCGGGGGGAGGACAGCATGTGCGCCTCCCCGCTCAACGGCTACCACCTGACCTACGAGGAATGCTGCTGTCGGTACGGCAAAGGCTGGGGCTTCCAGTGCCGTGCgtgccccccccgcagcccag GACAGCAGTGTCAGCCATCTCAGAGCGAGAGCAACTCCTTCTGGGACCTCAGCCCCTTGTTCCTGGGCAAGTCCCGCAAAG AGGATGACACCTCAGAGGAGGATTCAGATGAATGTCACTGCCTGAATGGCCGCTGCGTCCGGACCTACCACGGTGCAGTTTGCGAATGCCCTGCTGGCTTCCAGCTAGACACCACCCGCGTCCGCTGCCTGG ACATCGACGAATGCCGGGAGCTGAACCAGCGAGGCCTACTGTGCAAGAACGAGCGCTGCATCAACACCAATGGCTCATACCGCTGTGCCTGCAAGCCAGGCTTTGTCCGATCCCGCCACCATGGGGGCATGTGCATCCCCCAGCGTCGCCGATAG
- the LTBP3 gene encoding latent-transforming growth factor beta-binding protein 3 isoform X2 — MNGGQCTSRNHCLCPPEFTGRFCQVPAGRQAQAQGGQQLLQPAALGPLEGPAGETGSSKHAIYAVQVISDAHGAGEPPAGHSPKATVSHSTFMVPLGPGHHSSEVQVHPPLLNVRVHHPPDASVQVHRIDSISTEGTGPGAQHHLIQHPAQSSMGQKPPTPHARPHTHKPLGRCFQETLPKQSCGSNPLPGLTKQEDCCGSIGTSWGQNKCHKCPHLQYSGVQKTGPIRGEHGGDCPQGYKRLNSTHCQDINECAMQGVCQNGECLNTQGSFRCACKPGHMLGPSRSQCVPEKSGEKSLCFRLVSPELQCQHPLPTKLTRQMCCCSVGKAWGARCERCPADGAAAFKEICPAGKGYHILTSHQTLTIQGESDFTLHIHPDGTTDLQQQRELPSLPPLEGDSQESEADPPLSEEQSVDQFYASAATLGARYPEVVARPTTAMVQKVLPDQYTRSAVEIAPTQVTETDECKLNRNICGHGECVMNLSGYTCICYPGYRWHTQRRFCTDVNECEAEPCGIGKGVCMNTGGSYNCHCNRGYQLKVHKGVRSCVDIDECSKPHICGDGGACVNYPGHYKCECHPGYRLKPSRQPLCEDIDECLDTGICPDGKCENRLGTYKCSPCPPGFRGQHGICYDVDECSEETPCKHGWCENLPGSFRCTCGEGFAPAPNARSCLDVNECEDGGLCPNGVCVNTLGSFKCQCPAGFHSVKDRPRCEDINECDFPAACIGGECVNSVGSYRCLCRAGYKLVNGRRCQDIDECALDPSLCLPHGACENVDGSYMCVCDEGYTPSEDQHSCEDLEPPNNKKECYLNFDDTVFCDSVLATNITRQECCCSLGAGWGDHCEIYPCPVPNSAEFHSLCPDGKGFILDDNILNYGIPAHRDIDECSLFREEICKEGKCVNTQPGYECYCKQGFYYDGNLLECVDVDECLDESNCVNGLCENTRGAYVCTCPAPAVYNPTHKKCLAPSEIDRAADRRDICWQHRGEDSMCASPLNGYHLTYEECCCRYGKGWGFQCRACPPRSPGQQCQPSQSESNSFWDLSPLFLGKSRKEDDTSEEDSDECHCLNGRCVRTYHGAVCECPAGFQLDTTRVRCLDIDECRELNQRGLLCKNERCINTNGSYRCACKPGFVRSRHHGGMCIPQRRR, encoded by the exons ATGAATGGCGGGCAGTGCACATCCCGTAACCACTGCCTCTGCCCCCCCGAGTTTACGGGGCGCTTCTGCCAGGTGCCGGCAGGGcgccaggcccaggcccagggggggcagcagctgctgcagccggCAGCGTTGGGGCCCCTTGAGGGCCCAGCAGGTGAGACGGGCTCCAGCAAACACGCCATCTACGCCGTGCAGGTGATCTCCGATGCGCACGGTGCCGGGGAGCCACCCGCCGGCCACAGCCCCAAGGCCACCGTCAGCCACTCCACCTTCATGGTGCCCCTGGGACCTGGGCACCACTCGTCCGAAG TGCAGGTCCACCCCCCTCTGCTGAATGTGCGCGTCCACCACCCGCCTGATGCCTCCGTGCAGGTCCACCGCATCGACAGCATCAGCACCGAGGGCACCGGGCCGGGCGCCCAACACCACCTCATCCAGCACCCGGCCCAGAGCTCCATGGGTCAgaaaccccccacaccccatgcccggCCCCATACGCACAAACCCCTGGGACGCTGCTTCCAGGAGACCCTGCCCAAACAATCT TGTGGGAGCAACCCTCTGCCAGGCCTGACCAAGCAGGAGGATTGCTGCGGGAGCATCGGCACCTCCTGGGGGCAGAACAAGTGCCACAAATGCCCCCACCTGCAGT ACTCGGGGGTGCAGAAGACAGGCCCGATCCGAGGGGAACATGGGGGTGATTGCCCACAGGGATACAAGAGACTGAACAGCACGCACTGCCAGG ACATTAACGAGTGTGCCATGCAGGGTGTGTGCCAGAATGGCGAGTGTCTCAACACCCAGGGCAGCTTTCGCTGCGCATGCAAACCTGGCCACATGCTGGGCCCATCCCGCAGCCAGTGTGTCC CGGAGAAGTCGGGGGAGAAGAGCCTGTGTTTCCGGCTGGTGAGCCCGGAGCTCCAGTGTCAGCACCCACTGCCCACTAAGCTGACCCGCCAGATGTGCTGCTGCAGCGTTGGCAAGGCCTGGGGGGCCCGCTGCGAACGCTGCCCGGCTGATGGCGCAG CTGCCTTCAAGGAGATTTGCCCAGCAGGGAAGGGCTACCACATCCTGACATCCCACCAGACCCTGACCATCCAGGGGGAGAGCGACTTCACCCTGCACATCCACCCCGACGGCACCACAGACCTGCAGCAGCAGCGTGAACTGCCCAGCCTGCCGCCCCTCGAGGGGGACTCTCAGGAGTCCGAAG CAGACCCCCCGCTCTCAGAG GAGCAGTCAGTGGACCAGTTCTATGCCAGTGCAGCCACCCTGGGCGCCCGCTACCCTG AGGTGGTGGCCCGTCCCACGACTGCCATGGTGCAGAAGGTGCTGCCTGACCAATACACACGTAGCGCCGTGGAGATCGCACCCACGCAGGTGACAG AGACTGATGAGTGCAAGCTGAACCGCAATATCTGTGGCCATGGAGAGTGCGTCATGAATTTGTCGGGCTACACCTGCATCTGCTACCCGGGTTACCGCTGGCACACCCAGCGCAGGTTCTGCACAG ACGTGAACGAGTGTGAGGCGGAGCCTTGCGGCATCGGCAAGGGCGTCTGCATGAACACGGGCGGCTCCTACAACTGCCACTGCAACCGGGGGTACCAGCTGAAGGTGCACAAGGGCGTGCGCTCCTGCGTGG ACATTGACGAGTGCTCCAAGCCCCACATCTGTGGGGACGGGGGAGCCTGTGTCAACTACCCTGGGCACTACAAGTGTGAATGCCATCCTGGCTACCGTCTCAAGCCTTCCCGCCAGCCCCTCTGTGAAG acatTGATGAGTGCCTGGACACCGGCATCTGCCCTGACGGGAAGTGTGAGAACCGGCTGGGTACCTACAAATGCAGCCCCTGCCCACCGGGCTTCCGGGGCCAGCATGGGATTTGCTATG ATGTGGATGAGTGCTCTGAGGAGACTCCGTGCAAACACGGCTGGTGTGAGAACCTGCCCGGCTCCTTCCGCTGCACCTGTGGGGAGGGATTTGCACCCGCACCCAATGCCCGGAGCTGCCTGG atgTGAATGAGTGTGAGGATGGGGGGCTTTGCCCCAACGGGGTCTGTGTCAACACCCTGGGCTCCTTTAAGTGCCAGTGCCCAGCGGGCTTCCACTCGGTGAAGGACAGGCCACGCTGCGAAG ACATAAACGAGTGTGACTTCCCGGCTGCCTGCATCGGGGGCGAGTGTGTCAATTCTGTGGGCTCCTACCGCTGCCTCTGCCGTGCTGGGTACAAGCTGGTGAACGGCAGGAGGTGCCAAG ATATCGATGAGTGTGCACTGGACCCCAGCTTGTGCCTGCCCCACGGGGCGTGCGAGAACGTGGATGGCTCCTACATGTGCGTGTGCGATGAGGGATACACCCCATCTGAGGATCAACACAGCTGTGAGG ATCTGGAGCCCCCCAACAACAAGAAGGAATGCTACCTGAACTTCGATGACACCGTCTTCTGTGACAGCGTCCTGGCCACCAACATCACCCGCCAGGAGTGCTGCTGCTcactgggggctggctggggtgaCCACTGTGAGATCTACCCCTGTCCTGTGCCCAACTCAG ctgagTTCCACTCCCTCTGCCCCGACGGGAAAGGATTCATCCTGGATGACAACATCCTGAACTATGGCATCCCCGCCCACAGGG ACATTGACGAGTGCAGCCTGTTCAGGGAGGAGATCTGCAAGGAGGGGAAGTGTGTCAACACGCAGCCAGGCTACGAGTGCTACTGCAAGCAAGGCTTCTACTATGATGGCAACCTGCTCGAGTGTGTGG atgtGGATGAGTGCCTGGACGAGTCGAACTGTGTGAACGGGCTGTGCGAGAACACGCGGGGGGCCTATGTGTGcacctgccccgcccctgctgtcTACAACCCCACCCACAAGAAGTGCCTGGCACCCAGTGAGATCG ACCGGGCGGCTGACCGGCGCGACATCTGCTGGCAGCACCGGGGGGAGGACAGCATGTGCGCCTCCCCGCTCAACGGCTACCACCTGACCTACGAGGAATGCTGCTGTCGGTACGGCAAAGGCTGGGGCTTCCAGTGCCGTGCgtgccccccccgcagcccag GACAGCAGTGTCAGCCATCTCAGAGCGAGAGCAACTCCTTCTGGGACCTCAGCCCCTTGTTCCTGGGCAAGTCCCGCAAAG AGGATGACACCTCAGAGGAGGATTCAGATGAATGTCACTGCCTGAATGGCCGCTGCGTCCGGACCTACCACGGTGCAGTTTGCGAATGCCCTGCTGGCTTCCAGCTAGACACCACCCGCGTCCGCTGCCTGG ACATCGACGAATGCCGGGAGCTGAACCAGCGAGGCCTACTGTGCAAGAACGAGCGCTGCATCAACACCAATGGCTCATACCGCTGTGCCTGCAAGCCAGGCTTTGTCCGATCCCGCCACCATGGGGGCATGTGCATCCCCCAGCGTCGCCGATAG
- the LTBP3 gene encoding latent-transforming growth factor beta-binding protein 3 isoform X3: MNGGQCTSRNHCLCPPEFTGRFCQVPAGRQAQAQGGQQLLQPAALGPLEGPAGETGSSKHAIYAVQVISDAHGAGEPPAGHSPKATVSHSTFMVPLGPGHHSSEVQVHPPLLNVRVHHPPDASVQVHRIDSISTEGTGPGAQHHLIQHPAQSSMGQKPPTPHARPHTHKPLGRCFQETLPKQSCGSNPLPGLTKQEDCCGSIGTSWGQNKCHKCPHLQYSGVQKTGPIRGEHGGDCPQGYKRLNSTHCQDINECAMQGVCQNGECLNTQGSFRCACKPGHMLGPSRSQCVPEKSGEKSLCFRLVSPELQCQHPLPTKLTRQMCCCSVGKAWGARCERCPADGAAAFKEICPAGKGYHILTSHQTLTIQGESDFTLHIHPDGTTDLQQQRELPSLPPLEGDSQESEDPPLSEEQSVDQFYASAATLGARYPEVVARPTTAMVQKVLPDQYTRSAVEIAPTQVTETDECKLNRNICGHGECVMNLSGYTCICYPGYRWHTQRRFCTDVNECEAEPCGIGKGVCMNTGGSYNCHCNRGYQLKVHKGVRSCVDIDECSKPHICGDGGACVNYPGHYKCECHPGYRLKPSRQPLCEDIDECLDTGICPDGKCENRLGTYKCSPCPPGFRGQHGICYDVDECSEETPCKHGWCENLPGSFRCTCGEGFAPAPNARSCLDVNECEDGGLCPNGVCVNTLGSFKCQCPAGFHSVKDRPRCEDINECDFPAACIGGECVNSVGSYRCLCRAGYKLVNGRRCQDIDECALDPSLCLPHGACENVDGSYMCVCDEGYTPSEDQHSCEDLEPPNNKKECYLNFDDTVFCDSVLATNITRQECCCSLGAGWGDHCEIYPCPVPNSAEFHSLCPDGKGFILDDNILNYGIPAHRDIDECSLFREEICKEGKCVNTQPGYECYCKQGFYYDGNLLECVDVDECLDESNCVNGLCENTRGAYVCTCPAPAVYNPTHKKCLAPSEIDRAADRRDICWQHRGEDSMCASPLNGYHLTYEECCCRYGKGWGFQCRACPPRSPGQQCQPSQSESNSFWDLSPLFLGKSRKEDDTSEEDSDECHCLNGRCVRTYHGAVCECPAGFQLDTTRVRCLDIDECRELNQRGLLCKNERCINTNGSYRCACKPGFVRSRHHGGMCIPQRRR; this comes from the exons ATGAATGGCGGGCAGTGCACATCCCGTAACCACTGCCTCTGCCCCCCCGAGTTTACGGGGCGCTTCTGCCAGGTGCCGGCAGGGcgccaggcccaggcccagggggggcagcagctgctgcagccggCAGCGTTGGGGCCCCTTGAGGGCCCAGCAGGTGAGACGGGCTCCAGCAAACACGCCATCTACGCCGTGCAGGTGATCTCCGATGCGCACGGTGCCGGGGAGCCACCCGCCGGCCACAGCCCCAAGGCCACCGTCAGCCACTCCACCTTCATGGTGCCCCTGGGACCTGGGCACCACTCGTCCGAAG TGCAGGTCCACCCCCCTCTGCTGAATGTGCGCGTCCACCACCCGCCTGATGCCTCCGTGCAGGTCCACCGCATCGACAGCATCAGCACCGAGGGCACCGGGCCGGGCGCCCAACACCACCTCATCCAGCACCCGGCCCAGAGCTCCATGGGTCAgaaaccccccacaccccatgcccggCCCCATACGCACAAACCCCTGGGACGCTGCTTCCAGGAGACCCTGCCCAAACAATCT TGTGGGAGCAACCCTCTGCCAGGCCTGACCAAGCAGGAGGATTGCTGCGGGAGCATCGGCACCTCCTGGGGGCAGAACAAGTGCCACAAATGCCCCCACCTGCAGT ACTCGGGGGTGCAGAAGACAGGCCCGATCCGAGGGGAACATGGGGGTGATTGCCCACAGGGATACAAGAGACTGAACAGCACGCACTGCCAGG ACATTAACGAGTGTGCCATGCAGGGTGTGTGCCAGAATGGCGAGTGTCTCAACACCCAGGGCAGCTTTCGCTGCGCATGCAAACCTGGCCACATGCTGGGCCCATCCCGCAGCCAGTGTGTCC CGGAGAAGTCGGGGGAGAAGAGCCTGTGTTTCCGGCTGGTGAGCCCGGAGCTCCAGTGTCAGCACCCACTGCCCACTAAGCTGACCCGCCAGATGTGCTGCTGCAGCGTTGGCAAGGCCTGGGGGGCCCGCTGCGAACGCTGCCCGGCTGATGGCGCAG CTGCCTTCAAGGAGATTTGCCCAGCAGGGAAGGGCTACCACATCCTGACATCCCACCAGACCCTGACCATCCAGGGGGAGAGCGACTTCACCCTGCACATCCACCCCGACGGCACCACAGACCTGCAGCAGCAGCGTGAACTGCCCAGCCTGCCGCCCCTCGAGGGGGACTCTCAGGAGTCCGAAG ACCCCCCGCTCTCAGAG GAGCAGTCAGTGGACCAGTTCTATGCCAGTGCAGCCACCCTGGGCGCCCGCTACCCTG AGGTGGTGGCCCGTCCCACGACTGCCATGGTGCAGAAGGTGCTGCCTGACCAATACACACGTAGCGCCGTGGAGATCGCACCCACGCAGGTGACAG AGACTGATGAGTGCAAGCTGAACCGCAATATCTGTGGCCATGGAGAGTGCGTCATGAATTTGTCGGGCTACACCTGCATCTGCTACCCGGGTTACCGCTGGCACACCCAGCGCAGGTTCTGCACAG ACGTGAACGAGTGTGAGGCGGAGCCTTGCGGCATCGGCAAGGGCGTCTGCATGAACACGGGCGGCTCCTACAACTGCCACTGCAACCGGGGGTACCAGCTGAAGGTGCACAAGGGCGTGCGCTCCTGCGTGG ACATTGACGAGTGCTCCAAGCCCCACATCTGTGGGGACGGGGGAGCCTGTGTCAACTACCCTGGGCACTACAAGTGTGAATGCCATCCTGGCTACCGTCTCAAGCCTTCCCGCCAGCCCCTCTGTGAAG acatTGATGAGTGCCTGGACACCGGCATCTGCCCTGACGGGAAGTGTGAGAACCGGCTGGGTACCTACAAATGCAGCCCCTGCCCACCGGGCTTCCGGGGCCAGCATGGGATTTGCTATG ATGTGGATGAGTGCTCTGAGGAGACTCCGTGCAAACACGGCTGGTGTGAGAACCTGCCCGGCTCCTTCCGCTGCACCTGTGGGGAGGGATTTGCACCCGCACCCAATGCCCGGAGCTGCCTGG atgTGAATGAGTGTGAGGATGGGGGGCTTTGCCCCAACGGGGTCTGTGTCAACACCCTGGGCTCCTTTAAGTGCCAGTGCCCAGCGGGCTTCCACTCGGTGAAGGACAGGCCACGCTGCGAAG ACATAAACGAGTGTGACTTCCCGGCTGCCTGCATCGGGGGCGAGTGTGTCAATTCTGTGGGCTCCTACCGCTGCCTCTGCCGTGCTGGGTACAAGCTGGTGAACGGCAGGAGGTGCCAAG ATATCGATGAGTGTGCACTGGACCCCAGCTTGTGCCTGCCCCACGGGGCGTGCGAGAACGTGGATGGCTCCTACATGTGCGTGTGCGATGAGGGATACACCCCATCTGAGGATCAACACAGCTGTGAGG ATCTGGAGCCCCCCAACAACAAGAAGGAATGCTACCTGAACTTCGATGACACCGTCTTCTGTGACAGCGTCCTGGCCACCAACATCACCCGCCAGGAGTGCTGCTGCTcactgggggctggctggggtgaCCACTGTGAGATCTACCCCTGTCCTGTGCCCAACTCAG ctgagTTCCACTCCCTCTGCCCCGACGGGAAAGGATTCATCCTGGATGACAACATCCTGAACTATGGCATCCCCGCCCACAGGG ACATTGACGAGTGCAGCCTGTTCAGGGAGGAGATCTGCAAGGAGGGGAAGTGTGTCAACACGCAGCCAGGCTACGAGTGCTACTGCAAGCAAGGCTTCTACTATGATGGCAACCTGCTCGAGTGTGTGG atgtGGATGAGTGCCTGGACGAGTCGAACTGTGTGAACGGGCTGTGCGAGAACACGCGGGGGGCCTATGTGTGcacctgccccgcccctgctgtcTACAACCCCACCCACAAGAAGTGCCTGGCACCCAGTGAGATCG ACCGGGCGGCTGACCGGCGCGACATCTGCTGGCAGCACCGGGGGGAGGACAGCATGTGCGCCTCCCCGCTCAACGGCTACCACCTGACCTACGAGGAATGCTGCTGTCGGTACGGCAAAGGCTGGGGCTTCCAGTGCCGTGCgtgccccccccgcagcccag GACAGCAGTGTCAGCCATCTCAGAGCGAGAGCAACTCCTTCTGGGACCTCAGCCCCTTGTTCCTGGGCAAGTCCCGCAAAG AGGATGACACCTCAGAGGAGGATTCAGATGAATGTCACTGCCTGAATGGCCGCTGCGTCCGGACCTACCACGGTGCAGTTTGCGAATGCCCTGCTGGCTTCCAGCTAGACACCACCCGCGTCCGCTGCCTGG ACATCGACGAATGCCGGGAGCTGAACCAGCGAGGCCTACTGTGCAAGAACGAGCGCTGCATCAACACCAATGGCTCATACCGCTGTGCCTGCAAGCCAGGCTTTGTCCGATCCCGCCACCATGGGGGCATGTGCATCCCCCAGCGTCGCCGATAG